The Caproicibacterium lactatifermentans genome contains a region encoding:
- a CDS encoding radical SAM protein, with the protein MANSSIKESLEKFGIKTALGYLRKDPEKNVPKLLDMIEKVDTTHAFSEALYNFRWAMDNPDSNWYKLIMKVLKETDRHILETFFTNFFMNATLIGGKKQMEYRKKYGCNVPWAILLDPTSACNLHCTGCWAAEYGNKLNLTFDEIDDIINQGTAMGTYMYIYTGGEPLVRKDDLIKLCEKHNDCVFQCFTNSTLVDDKFASEIQRVGNFSPVISVEGFEEATDSRRGKGTFQKVSKAMDILTAHHVPFGVSCCYTSQNVASIGSEEFFDWMIAKGAFYAWFFTYMPIGVDAPTDLMATAEQREYMYHKIRAYRENKAIFTMDFWNDAEYVYGCIAGGRSYLHINANGDVEPCVFIHYSDSNVRQKSLLEAYCSPMFMQYHKNQPFNHNMLRPCPVLDNPYHLEKMVEKTDAHCTDLLKQESAHDLCAKCAPIAERWKGFADRLWKESGPDGRHHMQCEDTILPENRLSEDELATMQESVDFANAKKEERISAGKKNLE; encoded by the coding sequence ATGGCAAATAGCAGTATAAAAGAAAGCCTCGAGAAATTTGGCATTAAAACCGCTCTCGGGTACCTGCGCAAGGATCCGGAAAAGAATGTTCCTAAACTTTTAGATATGATTGAAAAGGTAGATACAACCCATGCCTTTTCCGAAGCGCTCTACAATTTCCGCTGGGCAATGGATAACCCGGACTCCAACTGGTATAAACTCATTATGAAAGTCCTGAAGGAAACTGACCGGCACATTCTGGAAACATTCTTTACAAACTTCTTTATGAACGCTACCCTTATCGGCGGCAAAAAGCAGATGGAATACCGCAAAAAGTACGGCTGCAACGTCCCGTGGGCAATCCTGCTGGATCCCACAAGCGCCTGCAACCTGCACTGCACCGGCTGCTGGGCTGCTGAATATGGCAACAAACTGAACCTGACTTTCGATGAAATCGATGACATTATCAACCAGGGTACCGCAATGGGTACTTATATGTACATTTACACCGGCGGTGAACCGCTTGTGCGTAAAGATGACCTGATTAAACTGTGTGAAAAGCACAACGACTGTGTCTTCCAGTGCTTTACCAACTCTACCCTGGTTGACGACAAGTTTGCTTCCGAAATTCAGCGCGTAGGCAATTTCAGTCCGGTTATCTCCGTAGAAGGCTTTGAAGAAGCAACGGACAGCCGCCGCGGCAAAGGTACTTTCCAGAAGGTCAGCAAGGCAATGGATATCCTGACCGCGCACCATGTGCCGTTTGGTGTTTCCTGCTGCTATACCAGCCAGAACGTTGCCTCCATCGGCAGCGAGGAATTCTTTGACTGGATGATTGCAAAGGGTGCTTTCTACGCTTGGTTCTTTACATATATGCCTATCGGCGTAGATGCACCAACCGACCTGATGGCAACTGCGGAGCAGCGTGAATATATGTATCATAAAATCCGCGCTTACCGTGAAAACAAAGCAATCTTTACCATGGACTTCTGGAACGATGCAGAATACGTCTATGGCTGCATTGCCGGCGGTCGGTCTTACCTGCACATCAACGCAAACGGTGACGTGGAACCCTGTGTCTTTATTCACTACAGTGATTCCAACGTTCGCCAGAAGAGCCTTCTGGAAGCATACTGCAGCCCAATGTTCATGCAGTACCACAAGAATCAGCCTTTCAACCACAATATGCTGCGTCCCTGCCCTGTTCTGGATAACCCGTATCATCTGGAAAAAATGGTTGAAAAAACCGATGCGCACTGTACTGACCTTTTGAAGCAGGAGTCCGCACATGACCTGTGCGCAAAGTGTGCACCGATTGCAGAACGCTGGAAAGGATTTGCGGACCGTCTGTGGAAAGAAAGCGGTCCGGATGGCCGTCATCATATGCAGTGCGAAGACACAATTCTCCCTGAGAACCGTCTGAGTGAAGATGAACTGGCAACCATGCAGGAATCTGTAGACTTTGCGAATGCAAAGAAAGAGGAAAGAATTTCTGCTGGGAAAAAGAATTTAGAATAA
- a CDS encoding CDP-alcohol phosphatidyltransferase family protein, with protein sequence MSNKDKNKNFNVPNTLTVLRIILVIPFMYFYLNGAVVPAIIMLLFAGLTDVLDGLIARRFHQYTELGQLLDPISDKIIQGSVAISLAIRHPMLLPLFLIFIIKEGIMLVGGAVLLRKRKRPCAAQWYGKFATVLFYITFAVILMVDMFRVWQWAITAVVVLLIVTAFFMIYALVMYGRAFFRILNSTAPEDQLDLDKMMDKKKYREKK encoded by the coding sequence ATGTCAAATAAGGACAAAAACAAAAACTTCAATGTACCGAATACCCTGACCGTTCTGCGCATCATACTGGTCATTCCCTTTATGTATTTCTACTTAAATGGAGCGGTTGTGCCGGCTATCATTATGCTGCTGTTTGCAGGACTGACCGATGTGCTGGACGGCCTTATTGCGCGCCGTTTTCATCAGTATACGGAGCTGGGCCAGCTGCTGGACCCGATTTCTGACAAAATTATTCAGGGGTCCGTTGCTATCAGTTTGGCCATTCGCCACCCCATGCTGCTTCCGCTGTTTTTGATTTTTATTATCAAAGAGGGCATCATGCTGGTTGGTGGTGCAGTGCTGCTGAGAAAGAGGAAGCGCCCCTGTGCGGCGCAGTGGTACGGCAAGTTTGCTACGGTATTGTTTTACATTACATTTGCAGTTATTCTGATGGTGGATATGTTCCGTGTGTGGCAGTGGGCAATAACGGCGGTTGTTGTGTTGCTGATTGTAACGGCTTTCTTTATGATTTATGCGCTGGTTATGTACGGACGTGCGTTTTTTCGCATCTTGAACAGCACTGCGCCGGAAGACCAGCTGGACCTGGACAAAATGATGGACAAGAAAAAGTACAGGGAGAAAAAATGA
- a CDS encoding ATP-dependent Clp protease ATP-binding subunit, which translates to MLCSRCHKRPAVVFLSSTADSGEPQGYCLTCARELGIKSVNDLMDKMGLTSDQMEAMENELNAFMDEANEDSDDGDSDGFQPGGAALFPAGLLKNLYDTNSENGTAAAGEDSKDRQAPSGRRPAEKKKTKHRHLDTYCTNLTARARKGEIDRIIGRDREINRVVQILSRRTKNNPCLIGEPGVGKTAVAEGLALRIAEGKVPARLQDKEIMLLDLTALVAGTQFRGQFESRIKGLLQEVRDAGNIILFIDEVHNLVGTGDAEGSMNAANIMKPALSRGEIQVIGATTFSEYRKYIEKDAALERRFQPVTIEEPSIAEATQIILGIKEYYEKFHHVTVSDQIARRTVVLSERYINDRFLPDKAIDLLDEACACAALRNKSMTEYDTLNQQLQKLRRQEDELTAGDETNYEKLAEVRTEISRSEQRAAELAPKALGAPVEEQDLAHVIEMWTGIPASRVQESELKKLSHIEDILKQKIIGQKEAVSAVAAAVRRSRVQISPRRRPASFIFVGPTGVGKTELAKVLSKELFDKPETLIRLDMSEYMDKYSVSRIIGSPPGYVGYDEAGQVTEKVRRQPYSVLLFDEIEKAHPDVMNILLQILDEGHITDAQGRNVNFENTVIIMTSNAGSNVHESALGFNRSEENVSREHAMKALSEFLRPEFLSRVDEIIVFRQLSKQDFGEIAKLMLNEYVGTLKERGVTFTYDDAAAAWLAEHAHGGKSGARDLRNLIRRKVEDRLAEILIETSDTGLSGVSLTVQNDELSLCTLV; encoded by the coding sequence ATGTTGTGTTCCAGATGTCACAAACGCCCTGCTGTAGTATTTTTATCCTCTACAGCGGACAGCGGCGAACCCCAAGGTTACTGCCTGACCTGTGCCCGGGAACTGGGAATTAAGTCGGTAAACGACCTGATGGACAAAATGGGCCTGACCAGTGACCAGATGGAAGCCATGGAAAATGAACTGAACGCTTTTATGGATGAAGCCAATGAGGACAGCGACGATGGCGACAGCGACGGCTTTCAGCCGGGCGGTGCGGCACTGTTCCCCGCTGGATTATTAAAAAATCTGTATGACACAAACAGCGAAAACGGCACTGCGGCAGCCGGGGAGGACAGCAAAGACCGACAGGCTCCGTCGGGGCGGAGACCAGCCGAAAAAAAGAAAACGAAACACCGTCATTTGGATACCTATTGTACGAACCTGACTGCCCGTGCCAGAAAGGGCGAAATTGACCGTATCATAGGCCGGGACAGGGAAATCAACCGTGTGGTGCAGATACTGTCCCGCCGCACAAAAAACAACCCCTGCCTGATAGGTGAGCCGGGTGTCGGCAAGACAGCGGTGGCGGAGGGCCTTGCCCTACGCATTGCGGAAGGCAAAGTACCAGCCCGCTTGCAGGACAAGGAAATTATGCTGCTGGACCTGACCGCACTGGTTGCAGGCACACAGTTCCGCGGTCAGTTTGAAAGCCGCATTAAGGGCCTGCTGCAGGAGGTACGGGACGCCGGAAATATCATTTTGTTTATTGATGAAGTGCATAATCTGGTGGGGACGGGCGATGCCGAGGGCAGTATGAATGCGGCGAATATTATGAAGCCTGCCCTTTCCCGCGGCGAAATTCAGGTGATTGGTGCAACTACTTTCAGTGAATACCGCAAGTATATTGAAAAGGATGCCGCTTTGGAGCGCCGTTTTCAGCCGGTTACCATTGAGGAACCGTCCATTGCGGAAGCAACACAGATTATTCTGGGAATAAAAGAATACTATGAGAAGTTCCACCATGTAACTGTTTCTGACCAGATTGCCCGCCGCACGGTTGTCCTTTCTGAGCGGTATATCAATGACCGCTTTCTGCCGGATAAGGCGATTGACCTGCTGGATGAGGCCTGTGCTTGTGCGGCTCTGCGCAACAAATCCATGACTGAATATGATACGCTGAACCAGCAGCTTCAGAAACTGCGCCGACAGGAAGATGAGCTGACGGCCGGGGATGAAACCAACTATGAAAAGCTGGCGGAGGTCCGTACGGAGATTTCCCGTTCCGAGCAGCGTGCAGCGGAACTGGCACCGAAGGCGCTGGGCGCACCGGTGGAGGAACAGGACCTTGCACACGTCATTGAGATGTGGACAGGAATCCCCGCCAGCCGTGTGCAGGAAAGCGAACTGAAAAAACTGTCACATATCGAGGACATTCTGAAGCAAAAGATTATTGGCCAAAAAGAAGCTGTCTCCGCAGTGGCAGCGGCTGTTCGCCGCAGCCGGGTGCAAATCAGCCCGCGCCGCCGTCCGGCATCGTTTATCTTTGTTGGACCGACCGGTGTCGGCAAAACCGAGCTTGCCAAAGTGCTTTCCAAAGAGCTGTTTGATAAGCCGGAAACACTGATTCGTTTGGATATGAGCGAATATATGGACAAGTACAGTGTTTCACGTATCATCGGTTCCCCGCCCGGCTATGTTGGCTATGACGAGGCGGGACAGGTGACCGAAAAGGTACGCCGTCAGCCGTACAGTGTGCTGTTGTTTGATGAGATTGAAAAGGCGCACCCGGATGTCATGAATATCCTTTTGCAGATTCTGGACGAAGGACATATCACGGACGCACAAGGCCGCAATGTCAACTTTGAAAACACAGTTATCATTATGACCAGCAATGCGGGTAGCAATGTCCATGAGTCGGCGTTGGGCTTTAACCGCAGTGAAGAGAATGTCAGCAGGGAACATGCCATGAAGGCACTTTCCGAGTTCCTGCGTCCGGAGTTTTTAAGCCGTGTGGATGAAATTATCGTATTCCGCCAGCTTTCCAAACAGGACTTCGGCGAAATTGCAAAGCTGATGCTCAATGAATATGTGGGCACGCTGAAGGAGCGCGGAGTTACCTTTACCTATGATGACGCGGCTGCCGCATGGCTTGCGGAGCACGCCCACGGCGGAAAGAGTGGTGCACGTGACCTGCGCAACCTGATTCGCCGCAAGGTGGAGGACCGTTTGGCGGAGATTCTCATTGAGACGTCGGATACCGGTTTGAGCGGTGTCAGCCTGACGGTACAGAACGATGAACTCTCTCTGTGCACATTGGTGTAA
- a CDS encoding AraC family transcriptional regulator encodes MKKDAFRRSYKGESYNLGLAVYSCGIQRCPPSHSWGPGIRDHYLIHYIVRGKGRFSTGGRTWQLRAGDAFLVRPKIIASYQADQEQPWEYDWVGFNGSDASHLLCQTGLLDMAPVFHCPPDNHFHELLTNITSVSGSSSSAEARMESGLLLFLANLMDTFGGQMPRSDVGYSYVQKAIQFIDRNYSSDIDIAHIAQSAGVSRSHLYRLFMTYINMPPNEYLTRYRINKAASFLREGGLTVGEAAYSAGFSDQLYFSRVFKKYMGIPPSQLCPRNFKRK; translated from the coding sequence ATGAAAAAAGATGCTTTTCGGCGTTCTTACAAAGGAGAAAGCTATAACCTCGGTCTGGCTGTATACAGCTGCGGCATTCAGCGCTGTCCTCCCTCACACTCTTGGGGGCCGGGCATCCGCGACCATTACCTTATCCATTATATTGTCCGCGGCAAAGGCCGCTTCTCGACCGGCGGCAGGACCTGGCAGCTGCGGGCAGGTGATGCGTTTTTGGTGCGGCCAAAGATTATTGCCAGCTACCAGGCAGACCAGGAGCAGCCGTGGGAATACGACTGGGTTGGCTTTAATGGCAGCGATGCCAGCCATTTGCTGTGCCAAACTGGCCTGCTGGATATGGCACCGGTTTTTCACTGCCCGCCGGACAACCACTTTCACGAGCTTCTGACCAATATCACCTCCGTTTCCGGCTCCTCCTCCAGTGCGGAAGCGCGTATGGAAAGCGGCCTGCTGCTGTTTTTGGCAAACTTGATGGATACTTTTGGCGGCCAAATGCCCCGCAGTGACGTTGGCTACAGTTATGTACAAAAAGCCATTCAGTTTATCGACCGCAATTATTCCAGTGATATTGATATTGCCCACATCGCACAAAGTGCCGGCGTTTCCCGCAGTCACCTGTACCGGCTGTTTATGACCTACATCAATATGCCGCCCAATGAGTACCTGACACGCTACCGTATTAACAAAGCTGCTTCCTTTCTACGGGAAGGCGGGCTGACCGTTGGGGAAGCTGCCTATTCTGCCGGCTTTTCGGACCAGCTGTATTTTTCCCGTGTCTTTAAAAAGTATATGGGCATACCGCCCAGTCAGCTGTGTCCAAGGAATTTTAAAAGGAAATAA
- the truA gene encoding tRNA pseudouridine(38-40) synthase TruA yields MRNLLFTLCFDGAGYHGWQIQPNAVTVQQVFQTALQNVLQETPNLKGCSRTDAGVHARMFCVSLHTERQIPCGRLVQAVNHFLPPDVAVTACREVPPAFHARYSCRGKQYVYQIWNAPVRDPFLYRRALHYWYPLDEELLNRTAEQYIGRHNFTSFCTQDKREKGDFTRTITQAEVQRSGSMITFSVTADGFLYNMVRILTGTLLYAAQGKLMPRDIPRIFAAKDRSQAGPTAPPQGLYLNHVYYEEADLNAGQTKQLL; encoded by the coding sequence TTGCGCAATCTTCTTTTTACACTTTGCTTTGATGGCGCGGGCTATCATGGCTGGCAGATACAGCCGAATGCTGTGACCGTCCAACAGGTCTTTCAGACCGCCCTGCAGAATGTGCTGCAGGAAACGCCGAACCTGAAGGGCTGCTCCCGCACAGATGCCGGTGTGCACGCGCGTATGTTCTGCGTTTCCCTGCATACTGAGCGGCAGATTCCTTGCGGACGGCTTGTGCAGGCAGTCAATCATTTTCTGCCGCCGGATGTGGCGGTGACAGCCTGTCGTGAAGTGCCGCCAGCGTTTCATGCACGTTATTCCTGTCGGGGCAAACAGTATGTGTATCAGATATGGAACGCACCGGTGCGTGACCCGTTTCTGTACAGACGTGCGCTGCACTATTGGTATCCGCTGGACGAGGAACTGCTGAACCGGACGGCTGAGCAGTATATCGGCCGGCACAATTTCACATCTTTTTGTACCCAAGACAAACGGGAAAAAGGCGATTTTACCCGCACCATTACACAGGCGGAAGTGCAGCGCAGCGGCAGCATGATTACCTTTTCTGTTACGGCCGATGGCTTTCTGTACAATATGGTGCGCATCCTGACCGGCACGCTTCTATATGCGGCACAAGGCAAGCTAATGCCGCGGGACATTCCGCGCATCTTTGCCGCGAAAGACCGTAGCCAAGCCGGCCCGACTGCCCCGCCGCAGGGGCTTTACCTGAACCACGTTTATTATGAGGAGGCAGATCTCAATGCAGGACAAACCAAACAACTCCTGTGA
- a CDS encoding CvpA family protein: MGVILDVILLVVFIACIISGACRGAVRTLAGLAGLAAAVFLSPQLGKWLSGVLPAFKGQSQAMREVLCTVLAFVLILVAVGLLCRLLDALCRLPGLHAINRVFGGIFGGVKGVLLVMLVCAVLRLLLPVLAVKYPDKVQLKDFSSSVVLQMPENSSSAASSHSSGTSSPTKSEAEQKVRAFVDKLPADVRNPVYTFYQKVLREGVQTNVK, translated from the coding sequence ATGGGCGTTATATTGGATGTTATTCTATTGGTAGTGTTCATTGCCTGCATTATTTCCGGTGCCTGCAGAGGAGCTGTCCGCACGCTGGCCGGTTTGGCTGGTTTGGCAGCGGCAGTGTTCCTTTCACCACAACTTGGGAAGTGGCTTTCCGGCGTTCTGCCGGCTTTTAAAGGGCAGAGTCAGGCGATGCGTGAAGTGCTGTGTACAGTTCTTGCGTTTGTTTTGATTCTGGTTGCAGTGGGCCTGCTGTGCCGTCTGCTGGATGCCCTGTGCCGTCTGCCGGGGTTACATGCCATTAACCGCGTTTTTGGCGGCATTTTTGGCGGAGTGAAAGGTGTTTTGCTGGTCATGCTGGTGTGTGCAGTGCTGCGGCTGCTGTTGCCGGTGCTTGCGGTTAAGTATCCGGATAAAGTACAGCTGAAGGATTTTAGCAGCTCTGTTGTGCTGCAAATGCCGGAAAATTCTTCTTCGGCTGCGTCCTCCCATTCATCGGGAACTTCTTCACCAACGAAGAGTGAGGCGGAACAGAAAGTACGTGCATTCGTTGACAAGCTGCCTGCAGATGTGCGCAACCCGGTGTACACGTTTTATCAAAAGGTGTTGAGAGAGGGCGTGCAAACGAATGTCAAATAA
- a CDS encoding DegV family protein, with the protein MKNYCLMTDATAELTPELAQELDVVVLPMPLDLDGKAYQFTSFDDKLSAHDFYDHLRAGKSAHTSQINEATYMEYFEKYLQQGIDILYLCFSSGLSNTYCAACRCAEELRRKYPERTLECVDTLCASAGEGLLVYTCANMRKSGTPLEEVKQWAYDHRDTVCQCFKVDELEHLRRGGRISTTTAVIGSALQIKPILVVNHEGKLEVVAKARGRKRARDYLLQIIEKHLLNTPENDTIFIGHGDTLEEAQSLAADIQKNLPQIKRTIIVPIGPIVGTHVGPGMMDLLFYGTDRMCRLR; encoded by the coding sequence ATGAAAAATTATTGTCTGATGACTGATGCTACAGCTGAGCTGACCCCAGAACTGGCACAGGAACTGGACGTGGTTGTACTGCCCATGCCGCTCGACCTTGATGGGAAAGCCTATCAGTTCACTTCTTTTGACGACAAGTTGAGCGCCCATGATTTTTACGACCATCTGCGTGCAGGAAAATCTGCACATACGTCCCAAATCAATGAAGCTACCTATATGGAATACTTTGAGAAATATTTGCAACAGGGCATCGATATTTTGTATCTGTGCTTTTCTTCCGGCCTTAGCAACACCTATTGCGCGGCCTGCCGCTGCGCGGAAGAACTGCGGAGAAAATACCCGGAACGTACACTGGAATGTGTAGATACGCTGTGTGCTTCCGCCGGCGAGGGACTGCTGGTATATACCTGTGCCAATATGCGCAAATCCGGCACGCCGCTGGAGGAAGTAAAGCAGTGGGCCTACGACCACCGTGATACGGTTTGCCAATGCTTCAAAGTGGACGAGCTGGAACATCTGCGCCGCGGTGGACGTATTTCCACAACCACGGCCGTTATCGGTTCTGCCCTGCAGATAAAGCCAATCCTTGTTGTGAACCATGAGGGAAAGCTGGAGGTTGTGGCAAAAGCGCGCGGCCGCAAGCGTGCCCGTGACTATCTTCTGCAGATTATCGAAAAACATCTGCTGAACACGCCGGAAAACGATACTATTTTTATTGGTCACGGCGATACGCTGGAAGAGGCGCAGTCTTTGGCGGCGGATATTCAGAAAAACCTGCCGCAGATTAAGCGCACCATTATTGTGCCGATTGGTCCTATCGTTGGCACACACGTCGGCCCCGGCATGATGGACCTGCTTTTCTACGGAACAGACAGAATGTGCCGTTTAAGGTAA
- a CDS encoding energy-coupling factor transporter ATPase — protein MTPILEAQNLCYTYGTGTPFEKKAVQNVNFKIQQGEFIGVIGHTGSGKSTMIQMMNGLIRPTSGRVLLAGKDIWEEPKKIRAVRFRVGMVFQYPEDQLFEETVMQDISFGPRNMGLTDAEIEKRARDAAKFVGLQDELLDKSPFELSGGEKRRVAIAGVIAMDPDVLVLDEPTAGLDPAGRDVLLSEIVSYHEERGNTIMLVSHSMEDVARVADRVMVMNSSHLQMFDTTQAVFSQDKELESIGLQVPQITKIMSILKADGYPVHTCLTLEEAMEQLLPLLPRKGGTSE, from the coding sequence ATGACGCCGATTCTGGAAGCACAGAATTTATGCTATACCTACGGAACAGGCACGCCCTTTGAAAAAAAGGCCGTGCAGAATGTCAACTTCAAAATTCAGCAGGGTGAGTTTATCGGTGTCATTGGTCACACCGGTTCCGGCAAAAGTACCATGATACAAATGATGAACGGCCTTATCCGCCCGACCTCCGGCCGCGTGCTGCTGGCAGGAAAAGATATTTGGGAAGAACCGAAGAAGATACGCGCGGTGCGCTTTCGGGTGGGTATGGTGTTTCAGTATCCGGAGGACCAGCTGTTTGAGGAAACGGTTATGCAGGATATTTCATTTGGTCCGCGCAATATGGGCCTAACAGATGCGGAAATAGAAAAGCGTGCGCGTGATGCCGCAAAATTTGTCGGACTGCAGGACGAGCTGTTAGACAAAAGCCCATTTGAGCTTTCCGGCGGTGAAAAGCGCCGTGTTGCCATCGCGGGCGTGATTGCCATGGACCCGGATGTGCTGGTTTTGGACGAACCAACAGCGGGCTTGGACCCCGCCGGACGGGATGTCCTTTTAAGTGAAATTGTCAGCTACCATGAGGAGCGCGGCAATACCATTATGCTGGTATCACACAGCATGGAAGATGTGGCACGTGTGGCAGACAGGGTGATGGTTATGAATTCCTCACATCTGCAGATGTTTGACACCACACAGGCAGTTTTTTCCCAAGATAAGGAATTGGAGTCCATTGGTCTGCAGGTACCGCAGATTACCAAAATTATGTCTATTCTGAAAGCGGATGGTTATCCAGTTCATACCTGCCTGACATTGGAGGAAGCAATGGAACAGCTACTGCCGCTGCTGCCGCGGAAAGGGGGCACATCCGAATGA
- a CDS encoding energy-coupling factor transporter transmembrane component T family protein: MTRDIALGQFIPGKSLLHRLDPRIKLVLTVAFIVYIFVAQNFAGLVLLVVATFALMAVSGVPIKLYFKSMKGILFIVLFTAVLNLFYGTGPVLVQLGFMQITANGIRNAIFIAVRIVSLILFSSILTFTTSPTELTDAMERLLSPLKVFHVKVHEISMMMTIALRFVPTLLDETDRIMSAQKARGADMESGGLMQRIKALIPVLIPLFVSSFRRAYDLAMAMECRCYHGGEGRTKMKVLHLQTIDLVAVVFAILMLAAIILLNILLPASLT, translated from the coding sequence ATGACCAGAGATATTGCATTGGGTCAGTTTATTCCCGGCAAGTCCCTGCTGCATCGGCTGGATCCGCGGATTAAGCTTGTGCTGACCGTCGCATTTATTGTTTATATTTTTGTAGCACAGAATTTCGCGGGACTGGTGCTGTTGGTGGTGGCCACGTTTGCACTGATGGCGGTTTCCGGCGTACCGATAAAGCTGTACTTTAAAAGCATGAAGGGAATTCTGTTCATTGTACTGTTCACCGCTGTTCTGAATCTCTTTTATGGAACCGGACCGGTGCTGGTTCAGCTGGGATTTATGCAGATTACAGCAAATGGCATCCGCAACGCTATTTTCATTGCAGTGCGGATTGTCAGCTTGATTCTCTTTAGCTCTATTCTCACGTTTACGACGTCGCCGACAGAGCTGACCGATGCGATGGAGCGCCTTTTGTCCCCGTTGAAGGTCTTTCATGTCAAAGTCCACGAGATTTCCATGATGATGACAATCGCACTGCGGTTTGTGCCTACGCTGTTGGACGAGACGGACCGCATTATGTCTGCGCAAAAAGCCCGCGGCGCGGATATGGAATCCGGTGGACTGATGCAGCGCATTAAGGCACTGATTCCAGTGCTGATTCCGCTGTTTGTTTCCTCTTTCCGCCGGGCGTATGATTTGGCCATGGCAATGGAATGCCGCTGCTACCACGGCGGTGAGGGCCGTACCAAAATGAAAGTCCTGCATTTGCAGACGATTGACCTTGTCGCGGTTGTTTTTGCAATTTTGATGTTGGCGGCGATTATCCTTTTGAATATTCTGCTGCCAGCTTCTCTTACTTGA
- a CDS encoding DUF5711 family protein, whose translation MQDKPNNSCDGQEPLPGELPPLRTSSRKKRGRKRGRGIYTAIAILLACALVLAVWVNRDNLKPANISEWVQTQMLGIGTGKGYPVHFNTENVMTRNFVSSGKDIFFTSDTAVRAYNSSAKELFNRKHSFSEPVMKVNGNRILVYNLGGTGYQLGNQLNTLLAGNADNKILGGAVCANGRFALLTQADGYCGKLTVYLPNGQVAFSYSFSEYSPTAVAMNASGTHAAVTAVSASNGVLTSVIYELDFNSNKTVKPIASYSDTTFLDICYTDSNGVLAVGDTQTAALSAGGKKLSAYSYGDGELCSWNLQRGGAVLGISKFHNAVAGTLAAVGTDGKQTAVVQVDRAPSSVSRMGQVMAALCGSKIQAYSIAGGGAAGTCSVGTNARAVALRTEKQAYILDVSEVRLEGLKA comes from the coding sequence ATGCAGGACAAACCAAACAACTCCTGTGACGGACAGGAGCCTTTGCCGGGGGAGCTGCCGCCATTGAGAACCTCTTCCCGTAAAAAAAGGGGCAGAAAGCGCGGCCGCGGCATTTATACGGCAATCGCTATTTTGCTGGCCTGTGCGCTGGTGCTGGCGGTGTGGGTGAACCGTGACAACCTAAAACCTGCCAACATTTCGGAATGGGTGCAGACGCAAATGCTGGGAATCGGCACAGGTAAGGGATATCCGGTGCATTTTAATACGGAAAATGTTATGACGCGGAATTTTGTGTCGTCCGGAAAAGATATTTTCTTTACCAGCGATACGGCAGTCCGTGCCTACAACAGTTCCGCAAAGGAGCTGTTCAACCGCAAGCATAGTTTTTCTGAACCAGTTATGAAAGTGAACGGAAACCGCATTTTGGTGTATAATCTGGGCGGGACGGGCTATCAGCTGGGCAACCAGCTAAACACATTGCTGGCAGGGAACGCGGACAATAAAATTCTAGGCGGTGCGGTATGCGCCAACGGACGTTTTGCTTTGCTGACGCAGGCTGACGGTTACTGCGGAAAGCTGACTGTTTACCTGCCGAACGGGCAGGTCGCCTTCTCATACTCATTCTCGGAGTATTCGCCGACTGCTGTAGCGATGAATGCTTCTGGTACACATGCCGCGGTCACAGCGGTCAGCGCCAGCAACGGTGTGCTGACCAGTGTTATTTATGAGCTGGACTTTAATTCCAATAAGACAGTAAAGCCGATCGCTTCTTACAGTGATACTACGTTTCTGGACATTTGCTATACAGACAGCAACGGTGTACTGGCGGTTGGGGATACACAGACAGCGGCACTGAGTGCAGGCGGCAAAAAGCTTTCTGCCTATTCTTATGGTGACGGTGAGCTTTGCTCCTGGAACCTGCAGAGAGGCGGTGCTGTTCTGGGCATTTCCAAGTTTCATAATGCCGTGGCGGGCACGCTGGCGGCGGTCGGTACGGACGGCAAACAGACAGCCGTTGTGCAGGTGGACCGTGCGCCATCCAGCGTGTCACGCATGGGGCAGGTAATGGCGGCGCTGTGCGGCAGCAAAATACAGGCTTATTCCATTGCCGGAGGCGGTGCCGCGGGTACCTGCAGTGTGGGAACCAATGCCCGCGCGGTGGCACTGCGCACAGAAAAGCAGGCGTACATATTGGACGTTTCGGAAGTACGGCTGGAGGGCCTAAAAGCATAG